The following proteins are co-located in the [Chlorobium] sp. 445 genome:
- a CDS encoding ATPase: protein MNRTVLGNIIRGSLLEGLDMKLLEHVPLESIRAGKFLVVEGEQYDFFSIITDMRLAAKNEDLLSSPPNFHHDLIRHIVSGTLTYSIVSLHPMLMREKHKDAVIEPVKTIPPHFAAVAEATDEDIASVFGTESRNETEKRKFFYIGTPLNMSQPVCLDLERFAERSSAVFGRTGTGKTFITRLLLAGLIKTDTAVNLVFDMHSEYGTKGTSEAPGQSSVKGLQPLFASRGKVKIYSLDPASTRSRGAYCDREVRLGTNTIEPEDILLLQDELGLPPTAAEYTSILKGEFGEDWLRHSMNLMDNPEEAQEFAKKKNLMLNSMQALLRRLRRLRSVCEFLDFSNNKDKLNVIEELIKDLQRGVSVVIEFGKYDNMLSYLLVANIITRHVEKAYKDATDKYLCTQSLQNKPKQLVITIEEAHKFLNPRAASQTSFGKIARELRKYYVSLLLVDQRPSGIDDEVLSQIGTKIIAALSDEKDINAVLSGVSNAGGMRNVLASLDTRQQVLILGHAVPMPIVIRTRNYDADFYAAIGFTEGRARQEKVEHLFKAMFPEE, encoded by the coding sequence ATGAATAGAACTGTACTTGGTAACATCATTCGTGGCTCACTTTTAGAAGGGCTTGATATGAAGCTCTTGGAGCATGTTCCGCTTGAGAGTATCAGAGCTGGAAAATTTCTTGTCGTGGAAGGCGAGCAATACGATTTTTTCTCTATTATCACCGATATGCGTCTTGCGGCTAAAAATGAGGACTTGCTCTCCAGCCCACCTAACTTTCATCATGACTTAATTCGGCACATTGTTTCTGGCACGCTGACCTACTCGATTGTCTCGCTGCATCCGATGCTCATGCGTGAAAAACACAAGGACGCTGTGATAGAACCAGTTAAGACCATCCCCCCTCACTTTGCTGCTGTAGCTGAAGCTACTGATGAAGACATTGCTAGCGTATTCGGCACAGAATCACGCAACGAAACCGAAAAGCGCAAATTCTTTTACATTGGCACGCCGCTCAATATGTCGCAACCTGTTTGCCTTGATTTGGAACGCTTTGCCGAGCGCAGTAGTGCAGTCTTTGGTCGCACAGGCACAGGCAAAACCTTCATTACGCGCTTATTGCTTGCTGGACTTATCAAAACCGACACAGCAGTTAATCTCGTCTTTGATATGCACAGTGAATATGGTACAAAAGGCACATCTGAGGCTCCGGGGCAATCTTCTGTGAAAGGCTTGCAACCGCTCTTTGCCTCACGCGGCAAGGTCAAAATATACTCGCTCGACCCTGCCAGTACCCGAAGTCGTGGTGCATACTGCGATCGTGAAGTACGCCTTGGCACCAACACAATTGAGCCAGAAGACATTTTGCTTTTGCAAGATGAACTGGGGCTCCCCCCAACAGCTGCAGAATATACAAGCATTCTCAAAGGCGAGTTTGGGGAAGATTGGTTACGCCACTCCATGAATCTGATGGACAATCCAGAAGAAGCACAAGAATTTGCAAAAAAGAAAAATCTCATGCTGAATTCTATGCAAGCCCTTTTGAGACGCTTGCGTAGACTCCGCTCAGTGTGCGAATTTCTAGATTTTAGTAACAATAAAGATAAGTTGAATGTCATCGAAGAACTTATTAAGGATTTGCAGCGCGGTGTCAGTGTCGTTATCGAGTTTGGTAAATATGACAACATGCTTAGCTACTTGCTTGTTGCCAATATCATCACGCGCCACGTCGAGAAAGCCTACAAAGATGCAACCGATAAGTATCTGTGCACACAAAGCTTACAAAATAAGCCAAAGCAACTTGTCATTACCATTGAGGAAGCACACAAGTTTCTCAATCCGCGTGCTGCCTCGCAAACCTCGTTTGGCAAAATCGCACGAGAACTGCGAAAGTATTATGTCTCGCTTTTGCTTGTCGACCAGCGCCCCTCTGGTATTGATGATGAGGTGCTCAGCCAAATCGGCACGAAAATCATTGCGGCACTCTCCGATGAAAAGGATATCAATGCGGTGCTGAGCGGTGTCAGCAATGCTGGTGGCATGCGCAATGTTTTAGCAAGTTTAGATACGCGCCAGCAAGTCTTAATTTTAGGTCATGCCGTTCCAATGCCTATTGTTATTCGCACGCGCAACTACGATGCTGATTTCTATGCAGCAATAGGCTTCACAGAGGGACGCGCTAGACAGGAAAAAGTAGAGCACTTATTTAAAGCAATGTTCCCCGAAGAGTGA